A genome region from Deltaproteobacteria bacterium includes the following:
- the queA gene encoding tRNA preQ1(34) S-adenosylmethionine ribosyltransferase-isomerase QueA — protein MRTSLLDYALPETLIASRPLERRDGARLMVVGATLAHRRVDEWAALVPEGALVVLNETRVRKARLFGTRRGTGGRAELLLLRRLSEPGHKERWLALGRASKPLRPGSVIDAGALSIEVRGRDDADGALEVEVSAGGSVDAALEEHGHVPIPPYLRRDDDALDRERYQTVFARELGSVAAPTAGLHLTQAALDVLRARGVEVARLLLHVGLGTFRPVTAEDLDAHPMHSEELEVGEAVVDAVARARGRGAPVIAVGTTVVRALESSRDPARHGYLRATRGETSLLIQPGYSFGVVDGLLTNFHMPRSTLLALVAAFAGLERTLDAYRVAVSERYRFLSYGDAMWIPERTR, from the coding sequence GTGAGGACGTCGCTGCTCGACTACGCGCTCCCCGAGACGCTCATCGCGTCGCGGCCGCTCGAGCGCCGCGACGGCGCCCGCCTCATGGTGGTGGGAGCGACGCTCGCGCACCGCCGCGTGGACGAGTGGGCGGCGCTGGTCCCCGAGGGCGCGCTGGTCGTGCTGAACGAGACGCGGGTGCGGAAGGCGCGGCTCTTCGGGACCCGTCGAGGCACCGGCGGGCGAGCCGAGCTCTTGCTGCTCCGCCGGCTCTCCGAGCCGGGGCACAAGGAGCGGTGGCTCGCGCTCGGGCGCGCGAGCAAGCCGCTCCGCCCGGGGAGCGTGATCGACGCGGGGGCGCTCAGCATCGAGGTGCGCGGGCGAGACGACGCGGACGGCGCCCTCGAAGTGGAGGTGTCTGCCGGCGGGAGCGTCGACGCCGCGCTCGAAGAGCACGGACACGTGCCCATCCCCCCGTATCTTCGCCGCGACGACGACGCGCTCGACCGGGAACGATACCAGACCGTCTTCGCTCGCGAGCTCGGCTCGGTGGCCGCGCCCACCGCCGGGCTGCACCTCACCCAGGCCGCGCTCGACGTGCTCCGCGCCCGCGGCGTCGAGGTCGCGAGGCTCCTCCTCCACGTGGGCCTCGGCACCTTTCGCCCGGTGACCGCAGAGGACCTCGACGCGCACCCGATGCACTCCGAAGAGCTGGAGGTCGGCGAAGCGGTCGTGGACGCCGTGGCGCGCGCTCGCGGCCGCGGCGCACCGGTCATCGCGGTCGGCACGACCGTGGTCCGCGCGCTCGAGAGCTCCCGCGATCCCGCGCGGCACGGGTATCTTCGAGCGACCCGCGGAGAGACGAGCCTGCTCATCCAGCCCGGATACTCGTTCGGCGTGGTCGACGGGCTCCTCACCAACTTCCACATGCCCCGCAGCACCTTGCTCGCGCTGGTGGCCGCGTTCGCCGGCCTCGAGCGTACCCTCGACGCCTATCGCGTCGCGGTCAGCGAGCGCTACCGCTTCCTGTCGTATGGTGACGCCATGTGGATCCCGGAGCGTACGCGATGA
- the tgt gene encoding tRNA guanosine(34) transglycosylase Tgt, with protein MIAFSVEARSGEARAGALRTAHGEVPTPAFMPVGTQAAVKALTPAEVSATGARMVIMNTYHLWLRPGPEVVSAHGGLHAFSGWPHAIATDSGGFQAFSLSARARLGEDGFEFSSHLDGARRLLSPEESMRVQGLLGSDIAMQLDVCPPGGAPRSALVQAVERTTRWAERCLAARAPGQAVFGIIQGGTDPELRTAHAEALARLPLDGLALGGFSVGEPIAEMRAALEVVAPRVDPLRPRYLMGVGTPADLVFAIGCGVDVFDCVMPTRNARNGQAFVPGGKLVIKNARYREDLRPLDPNCPCPACRGGVSRAYLRHLFMAGEILAHRLLSEHNLWFYERLVAEAREAIREGRYASWAKEACGSA; from the coding sequence ATGATCGCGTTTTCGGTCGAGGCGCGCTCGGGCGAGGCGCGGGCCGGCGCGCTCCGCACCGCGCACGGCGAGGTCCCGACGCCAGCGTTCATGCCGGTCGGCACGCAGGCAGCGGTGAAGGCCCTGACGCCAGCCGAGGTCAGCGCCACCGGCGCCCGGATGGTGATCATGAACACGTACCACCTCTGGCTCCGGCCCGGGCCCGAGGTGGTGAGCGCCCACGGCGGGCTCCACGCGTTCTCCGGGTGGCCGCACGCGATCGCCACCGACTCCGGCGGTTTTCAGGCGTTCTCGCTCTCGGCGCGCGCGCGGCTCGGCGAAGACGGCTTCGAGTTCTCCTCGCACCTCGACGGCGCGCGGCGGCTCTTGTCCCCCGAGGAGAGCATGCGGGTGCAAGGCCTCCTCGGCTCCGACATCGCGATGCAGCTCGACGTCTGCCCGCCCGGCGGCGCTCCGCGCTCGGCGCTCGTGCAGGCGGTAGAGCGCACGACCCGCTGGGCGGAGCGGTGCCTCGCGGCGCGTGCGCCCGGGCAGGCCGTGTTCGGTATCATTCAAGGCGGGACCGATCCGGAGCTCCGCACCGCTCACGCCGAGGCGCTCGCGCGGCTGCCGCTCGATGGGCTCGCGCTCGGAGGCTTCAGCGTCGGCGAGCCGATCGCCGAGATGCGCGCGGCGCTGGAGGTGGTCGCCCCTCGCGTCGACCCGCTCCGGCCGCGGTATCTGATGGGGGTCGGGACCCCGGCCGATCTCGTCTTCGCGATCGGCTGCGGCGTCGACGTCTTCGACTGCGTGATGCCGACCCGAAACGCTCGCAACGGACAGGCGTTCGTGCCGGGTGGGAAGCTGGTCATCAAGAACGCCCGCTATCGGGAGGATCTCCGCCCGCTCGATCCGAACTGCCCATGCCCGGCGTGCCGCGGCGGCGTCAGCCGGGCCTACCTCCGCCACCTCTTCATGGCCGGGGAGATCCTCGCGCATCGGCTCCTCTCGGAGCATAACCTCTGGTTTTACGAGCGGCTCGTCGCCGAGGCGCGCGAGGCCATCAGGGAAGGGCGCTACGCGAGCTGGGCCAAAGAGGCATGCGGCTCCGCCTGA
- a CDS encoding sigma-54 dependent transcriptional regulator — protein MGKILVVDDQRNMRTTLAMMLRGSGFEVDEAAEGSQGKDLGATGAYDVVITDLRMGADDGIEVLRAIKEAQPMTEVIVMTAYGTIESAVEAMRLGAFDYIQKPFTEQELIVKVSKALESRKLHGQVQAFAREFKERYHFDNIIGRSQAMSNILTRVVKIAPTDANVLITGESGTGKELIARAVHANSKRADRPFVTVNCAAITETLLESELFGHARGAFTGAATARRGMFEEADGGTFFFDEIAETTPPFQAKLLRAIQDGEVRRVGENKPSHVDIRVITATNVDLARAVEERRFRQDLYYRLNVARFHLPPLRERPEDIPLLAGFFLEKYGRKMGVRVRVADGVMDRLTSYEFPGNVRELENMMEQATALSTGGLITVDDILPQAPRGPSPASGRTLADIVDDAEREAVESALRASDGSRERAAEALDISPTTLWRKMTRLGISFDNR, from the coding sequence ATGGGCAAGATCCTCGTCGTCGATGACCAGCGCAACATGCGCACCACGCTCGCGATGATGCTTCGCGGCAGCGGGTTCGAGGTCGACGAGGCCGCCGAGGGTTCTCAAGGCAAGGATCTCGGCGCCACCGGCGCCTATGACGTCGTCATCACCGATCTGCGGATGGGTGCCGACGACGGCATCGAGGTGCTCCGCGCCATCAAGGAGGCACAGCCGATGACCGAGGTCATCGTGATGACCGCCTACGGCACCATCGAGAGCGCGGTCGAGGCGATGCGGCTCGGCGCCTTCGACTACATCCAGAAGCCGTTCACCGAGCAGGAGCTCATCGTCAAGGTGTCGAAGGCGCTCGAGAGCCGCAAGCTGCACGGCCAAGTGCAGGCGTTCGCCCGCGAGTTCAAGGAGCGCTACCACTTCGACAACATCATCGGGCGCTCGCAAGCGATGAGCAACATCCTGACCCGGGTGGTGAAGATCGCGCCCACCGACGCCAACGTGCTCATCACGGGCGAGAGCGGGACGGGCAAGGAGCTCATCGCGCGCGCGGTGCACGCCAACAGCAAGCGCGCCGATCGCCCCTTCGTGACGGTGAACTGCGCGGCCATCACCGAGACGTTGCTCGAGAGCGAGCTCTTCGGTCACGCGCGCGGCGCCTTCACCGGGGCCGCCACGGCTCGGCGTGGCATGTTCGAGGAGGCGGACGGCGGGACGTTCTTCTTCGACGAGATCGCGGAGACTACGCCGCCCTTCCAGGCGAAGCTCCTCCGCGCCATACAAGATGGCGAGGTGCGCCGGGTCGGTGAGAACAAGCCGAGCCACGTCGACATCCGCGTGATCACCGCCACCAACGTGGATCTGGCGCGCGCGGTCGAGGAGCGCCGCTTCCGTCAGGACCTCTACTACCGCCTGAACGTGGCGCGCTTTCACTTGCCGCCGCTCCGCGAGCGCCCGGAGGACATCCCGCTCCTCGCGGGGTTCTTCTTGGAGAAGTATGGCCGCAAGATGGGGGTTCGCGTGCGGGTCGCCGACGGCGTGATGGACCGGCTCACCAGCTACGAGTTCCCGGGCAACGTCCGCGAGCTCGAGAACATGATGGAGCAGGCGACTGCGCTGTCGACCGGCGGGCTCATCACGGTCGACGACATCTTGCCGCAGGCGCCGCGCGGCCCCTCTCCCGCGAGCGGGCGGACCCTCGCCGACATCGTCGACGACGCCGAGCGCGAGGCGGTCGAGTCGGCGCTCCGCGCGAGCGACGGGAGCCGGGAGCGCGCCGCCGAGGCGCTCGACATCAGCCCCACGACGCTGTGGCGCAAGATGACCCGCCTCGGGATCTCCTTCGACAACCGCTGA